In 'Nostoc azollae' 0708, the following are encoded in one genomic region:
- the psaC gene encoding photosystem I iron-sulfur center protein PsaC produces the protein MSHTVKIYDTCIGCTQCVRACPTDVLEMVPWNGCKAAQIASSPRTEDCVGCKRCETACPTDFLSIRVYLGAETTRSMGLAY, from the coding sequence ATGTCTCATACCGTAAAAATCTACGATACCTGCATCGGCTGCACTCAATGTGTCCGCGCTTGTCCCACTGACGTACTGGAGATGGTGCCTTGGAATGGCTGTAAAGCTGCTCAAATTGCCTCTTCACCCCGCACAGAAGATTGCGTAGGCTGCAAACGTTGCGAAACTGCTTGTCCCACCGATTTCTTGAGCATCCGGGTTTATCTGGGTGCTGAAACAACTCGCAGCATGGGTCTAGCATATTAG
- the ftsH gene encoding ATP-dependent zinc metalloprotease FtsH: MTNLGKKALRKQLQTKRIPWTGALAATMMILPGIFGGSPVLAQKVERNSLSYGELLQKTEQGEVRKVELDETEQIAKVYLADQKPDAPPIPVRLLEQNTELINKLKEKNVEFGQVSSANSRAAVGLLINMMWILPLVALMLLFLRRSTNGSNQAMNFGKSRARFQMEAKTGVKFDDVAGIEEAKEELQEVVTFLKQPEKFTAVGARIPKGVLLVGPPGTGKTLLAKAIAGEAGVPFFSISGSEFVEMFVGVGASRVRDLFKKAKDNAPCIIFIDEIDAVGRQRGAGIGGGNDEREQTLNQLLTEMDGFEGNTGIIIIAATNRPDVLDSALLRPGRFDRQVTVDAPDIKGRLEILEVHSRNKKLDPSVSLDAIARRTPGFTGADLANLLNEAAILTARRRKDTITILEIDDAVDRVVAGMEGAALVDSKNKRLIAYHEVGHALVGTLIKDHDPVQKVTLIPRGQALGLTWFTPNEEQGLISRSQILARIMAALGGRAAEEIVFGKAEVTTGAGNDLEQVTNMARQMVTRFGMSDLGPLSLETQQGEVFLGRDWGNKSEYSEEISSRIDSQVRGIISSCYIKAKGILQENRIILERLVDLLAEQETIDGDLFRKIVEENTQVQVKGQRLAVPH, encoded by the coding sequence ATGACAAATCTTGGTAAGAAGGCATTGAGAAAACAGCTTCAAACAAAGCGAATTCCTTGGACTGGGGCATTAGCAGCTACTATGATGATTCTGCCAGGAATTTTTGGTGGTAGTCCCGTCTTGGCTCAAAAAGTAGAGCGTAACTCTTTATCTTATGGGGAATTACTCCAAAAAACTGAGCAAGGGGAAGTGAGAAAAGTAGAACTTGATGAAACTGAACAAATAGCTAAGGTTTATTTGGCGGATCAAAAGCCAGATGCACCACCTATACCAGTAAGACTTTTAGAACAAAATACGGAGTTAATCAATAAACTCAAGGAAAAAAACGTTGAATTCGGTCAGGTTTCCTCCGCTAACAGCAGGGCTGCTGTAGGGCTATTAATTAATATGATGTGGATTTTGCCACTGGTAGCTTTAATGCTGTTGTTCCTGCGTCGTTCTACTAATGGTTCTAACCAAGCAATGAATTTCGGTAAATCTCGCGCTCGATTCCAAATGGAAGCGAAAACTGGAGTGAAATTTGACGATGTAGCTGGAATTGAGGAAGCAAAGGAAGAATTACAGGAAGTTGTAACTTTCCTCAAACAGCCAGAAAAATTTACTGCTGTGGGCGCTCGTATTCCTAAAGGTGTACTGTTAGTTGGACCTCCAGGCACTGGTAAAACTTTACTAGCTAAGGCGATCGCAGGGGAAGCTGGTGTACCATTTTTCTCAATCTCTGGTTCTGAATTTGTAGAAATGTTTGTCGGTGTGGGTGCTTCCCGTGTCCGCGACTTGTTCAAGAAAGCTAAAGATAACGCTCCCTGTATCATCTTTATTGATGAAATTGACGCAGTAGGTAGACAACGGGGTGCAGGTATTGGTGGTGGTAACGATGAGAGAGAACAAACCTTAAACCAACTATTAACAGAAATGGATGGTTTTGAAGGTAACACAGGGATTATTATTATTGCTGCTACCAACCGTCCTGATGTTTTAGACTCTGCATTGTTGCGTCCTGGTCGTTTTGATAGACAGGTGACAGTTGATGCACCGGACATTAAAGGACGTTTGGAAATTTTAGAAGTCCATTCCCGCAATAAGAAATTAGATCCTAGTGTATCCTTAGATGCCATCGCCCGTCGCACACCTGGCTTTACAGGTGCAGATTTAGCCAACCTCCTCAACGAAGCAGCCATTCTCACTGCTAGAAGACGCAAAGACACAATTACCATCCTAGAAATTGATGATGCAGTAGACAGAGTAGTAGCTGGGATGGAAGGTGCAGCTTTAGTAGATAGCAAAAACAAACGTTTAATCGCCTACCATGAAGTGGGACACGCTTTAGTGGGAACTTTAATTAAAGACCATGACCCAGTACAAAAAGTTACCCTAATTCCCAGAGGACAAGCATTAGGTTTAACTTGGTTTACACCCAATGAAGAACAAGGATTAATTTCTCGTTCCCAAATCCTAGCGCGGATTATGGCAGCTTTAGGCGGTCGTGCTGCTGAGGAAATTGTTTTTGGTAAAGCAGAAGTCACAACAGGTGCTGGAAATGACTTGGAACAAGTGACAAATATGGCACGACAAATGGTAACGCGATTTGGGATGTCTGACTTAGGTCCGTTGTCCTTGGAAACTCAACAAGGAGAAGTATTCTTGGGGCGTGACTGGGGGAATAAATCAGAATATTCTGAAGAAATTTCTTCTAGAATTGATTCTCAAGTCCGGGGAATTATTAGCAGTTGTTACATCAAAGCCAAAGGAATTCTCCAAGAAAACCGCATAATTTTAGAACGTTTAGTTGATTTATTAGCAGAACAAGAAACTATTGATGGTGATTTATTCCGCAAAATTGTTGAAGAAAATACACAGGTTCAGGTAAAAGGCCAAAGGTTAGCTGTGCCTCATTAG